A single genomic interval of Gossypium raimondii isolate GPD5lz chromosome 11, ASM2569854v1, whole genome shotgun sequence harbors:
- the LOC105801209 gene encoding protein MAINTENANCE OF MERISTEMS-like has product MDPKLISAFIERWRPETYTFHLPCRECTIILEDVQLQLGLLVDGFILTGSVPSDDSGAIYYDLLGAISDNIYGGRIEMGWLQDKFLESANDLNEVERIRYARTYIFEIIGGYLMPNLSQNLVHLR; this is encoded by the coding sequence ATGGATCCGAAACTCATCAGCGCATTCATAGaaaggtggagacccgagacttacacatttcatcttccatgcagAGAGTGTACCATCATTTTGGAGGACGTGCAGTTACAATTAGGATTGCTGGTGGATGGGTTCATACTCACCGGGTCCGTTCCATCTGATGATTCGGGAGCCATATACTACGATCTTTTAGGTGCGATTTCGGATAATATTTacggaggtcggatcgagatgggctggttacaaGACAAATTCTTAGAGTCGGCGAATGATTTGAAtgaagtagaaagaatacgATATGCTCGGACATACATCTTTGAGAtcattggaggttatctgatgccgaaCTTGTCACAAAACCTTGTACATCTGAGGTAG